In Ruania zhangjianzhongii, the following proteins share a genomic window:
- a CDS encoding CGNR zinc finger domain-containing protein, producing MSAAYPDFRLGSVLATSFTATLTERRGDAVERIPTPERLVDWLTVSGLAVASGTSAQLDRARELREAIHAAATAAARQEPLPPPAVQSINDFSGQGRAAAILTPEGERHWRLRAASGLEDALGVIAADAISIIAGERDGRLALCASPTCRAAFFDTSQSRTRRWCDMNTCGNRQKKARFKASQVKTTGPAAI from the coding sequence ATGTCTGCTGCATACCCGGACTTCCGCCTTGGCAGCGTGTTGGCGACCAGCTTCACGGCGACGCTGACGGAGCGCCGGGGCGACGCCGTGGAGCGCATTCCCACGCCGGAACGGCTCGTCGACTGGCTGACGGTCAGTGGTCTCGCTGTGGCGTCCGGCACCTCGGCCCAGCTCGACCGCGCCAGGGAGCTGAGAGAGGCGATTCACGCCGCAGCGACGGCGGCCGCGCGCCAGGAGCCGCTCCCTCCCCCGGCTGTCCAGAGCATCAATGACTTCAGCGGTCAAGGTCGGGCAGCAGCGATCCTCACCCCGGAGGGCGAGCGGCACTGGCGCCTGCGTGCGGCGTCCGGCCTCGAGGATGCGCTCGGCGTGATCGCCGCCGACGCGATCAGCATCATTGCCGGCGAGCGGGACGGCAGGCTGGCGCTGTGCGCATCGCCGACCTGCCGAGCCGCCTTCTTCGACACCAGCCAGAGCCGCACCCGCAGGTGGTGCGACATGAACACCTGCGGGAATCGTCAGAAGAAGGCGCGCTTCAAGGCGAGCCAGGTCAAGACCACTGGCCCCGCCGCTATCTGA
- a CDS encoding glycoside hydrolase family 3 protein has protein sequence MPTPEQPTLGVRTKATIAVDGLHFRDLDGDGQLAPYEDWRLPAQERAEDLVARMTWAEKAGLMLIDTVNAQWGGRPTDVAAEYIGGQHMRRIIFRNVVAVPGQERQGDDSHPFVAGSSVTAEQAASFMNEVQELAEGSRLGIPVLAKSNARNHIDPDARAGINESNGAFSGFPKEAGLAAAALGAGSMEPISAFAKVMGAQWRAIGLRGMYGYMVDLITEPRWYRTHECFSESADLTSDIVTALLGTLQGPEVTDGSSLSPASDVALTIKHFPGGGPQERGLDPHYSFGKTQVYPGGNFGQHLQPFRAAVAGGAAAIMPYYGVPMGVTYEGVRYDEIGMAFSDQIVGGLLRESLGFAGYVNSDTGIVTDRAWGLEEASVPQRVAAAINSGTDTLSGFHDIDVITSLVTDGLVSEERIDLAARRLLVPMFLMGLFENPYVDETAANAVLASPEHGETALQVQRRSVVLLQNRDRADGAGRALPLQPGARVYVLGEVDTDVLTAAGFEVVDGNAEDRPSAQGADHVVVRLSALTLGTGEYRSAEATSGMRPDKINPIVFPGVRGLDGRSPYGAADAGVAYGAEASTDDGLPFGGPLPWESTVIDFSGMEEAESWRVRPSLRTIQEVIGEVGDATKVVLDVYFRQPFVLDEASGLREAGAIVATFGISDEALLDVLTGRFSPQGRMPFALAGTRAAVEEQASDLPGYEGTADGELFSYGHGLTY, from the coding sequence ATGCCCACTCCTGAGCAGCCCACTCTCGGTGTCCGGACCAAGGCGACCATCGCCGTCGACGGCCTGCACTTCCGGGACCTCGACGGCGACGGGCAGCTGGCGCCGTACGAGGACTGGCGACTGCCTGCCCAGGAGCGGGCCGAGGACCTGGTGGCCCGGATGACATGGGCCGAGAAGGCCGGGCTGATGCTCATCGACACGGTGAACGCCCAGTGGGGCGGCAGGCCCACCGATGTAGCCGCGGAGTACATCGGCGGACAGCACATGCGCCGGATCATCTTCCGGAACGTGGTGGCAGTCCCCGGTCAGGAGCGCCAGGGTGACGATTCCCACCCGTTCGTCGCGGGGTCGTCAGTGACAGCGGAGCAGGCCGCTTCGTTCATGAACGAGGTGCAGGAGCTGGCCGAGGGGAGCCGGCTGGGAATCCCGGTGCTGGCCAAATCGAATGCCCGGAACCACATCGATCCGGATGCCCGGGCCGGGATCAACGAGAGCAACGGCGCGTTCAGCGGGTTTCCGAAGGAGGCCGGTCTGGCCGCCGCGGCTCTGGGCGCGGGCAGCATGGAGCCGATCTCGGCCTTCGCCAAGGTGATGGGCGCCCAGTGGCGCGCGATCGGGCTCCGCGGGATGTACGGGTACATGGTCGACCTGATCACTGAACCGCGCTGGTACCGCACGCACGAGTGCTTCAGCGAGAGTGCCGACCTGACCAGCGACATCGTCACTGCGCTGCTGGGCACCTTGCAGGGGCCGGAGGTGACCGATGGTTCGTCGCTGAGCCCGGCGTCGGACGTCGCGCTGACGATCAAGCATTTTCCCGGCGGTGGACCGCAGGAGCGAGGGCTCGACCCGCACTACTCCTTCGGCAAGACCCAGGTGTATCCCGGGGGGAACTTCGGCCAGCATCTGCAGCCGTTCCGGGCCGCGGTGGCCGGCGGCGCGGCCGCGATCATGCCCTACTACGGGGTGCCGATGGGGGTGACCTACGAGGGTGTGCGCTATGACGAGATCGGGATGGCGTTCAGCGACCAGATCGTGGGCGGCTTGTTGCGGGAGAGCCTCGGCTTCGCCGGTTATGTCAACTCCGATACCGGGATCGTCACCGACCGTGCCTGGGGACTGGAAGAGGCGAGTGTGCCGCAGCGGGTGGCCGCTGCCATCAACTCCGGTACCGATACGCTGTCGGGTTTCCACGACATCGACGTGATCACCAGCCTGGTCACCGACGGTCTGGTGAGCGAGGAGCGGATCGACCTTGCCGCGCGGCGCCTGCTCGTGCCGATGTTCCTGATGGGACTGTTCGAGAACCCGTACGTGGATGAGACGGCGGCGAATGCCGTGCTCGCCAGCCCGGAGCACGGTGAGACCGCTCTGCAGGTGCAGCGCCGCTCCGTGGTGCTGCTGCAGAACCGGGACCGGGCCGACGGTGCTGGTCGGGCGCTGCCGCTGCAGCCGGGGGCGAGGGTCTACGTGCTGGGCGAGGTGGACACTGACGTGCTCACCGCCGCCGGGTTCGAGGTGGTGGATGGCAATGCGGAGGACCGGCCGAGCGCCCAGGGAGCGGATCACGTGGTGGTGCGGCTGAGCGCGCTGACGCTGGGTACGGGGGAGTACCGGAGCGCGGAGGCCACCTCCGGGATGCGTCCGGACAAGATCAACCCGATCGTGTTCCCCGGAGTGCGCGGGCTGGATGGGCGCAGCCCCTATGGTGCGGCGGACGCGGGCGTGGCCTACGGCGCCGAGGCGAGCACCGATGACGGGCTACCGTTCGGTGGCCCGTTGCCCTGGGAGAGCACAGTGATCGACTTCTCTGGGATGGAGGAGGCCGAGTCGTGGCGGGTGCGGCCCTCGTTGCGGACCATCCAGGAGGTCATCGGTGAGGTGGGCGATGCGACCAAGGTGGTGCTGGATGTGTACTTCCGTCAGCCGTTCGTGCTGGACGAGGCGAGCGGCCTGCGCGAGGCAGGGGCGATCGTGGCGACCTTCGGTATCTCGGACGAAGCTCTGCTGGACGTGCTCACCGGTCGATTCTCTCCTCAGGGCCGGATGCCGTTCGCCCTGGCCGGTACACGGGCGGCCGTCGAGGAGCAGGCGAGCGATCTTCCCGGGTACGAGGGCACCGCGGATGGTGAGCTGTTCAGCTACGGGCACGGCCTGACGTACTGA
- a CDS encoding cytidylate kinase family protein, protein MAEKSGRTGGTLSGGQVFSYSLGDVANNLTFMMTSMFLMVYMTDIAGLSAGVAGTIYGVTKIWAGAADLIAGQVVDRTNTRWGRLRPWLLFGSTPLAIVFVLLFSVPAGLSPALTIAWIFLLDAAFQLAYSFVNIPYGSLAAAMTQDSVDRSKLSGARSITNSLTAVALSAVVAPQFQDTTSDGVRLQFTLTTVALGLVAVVLYLICFRNTKEVVPRSATKISLRRTLTMLRQNRPLIVLCLGAFFLLAAMFMMNAVAMYYARYVLGNAAWYIFLTIAQTVGTVLIASLVAGITSRFGKRNGYIGAAMVTILAFVLIYLVPEGSLPLAIVAWFLFGLGTGGTNALMFSMQADTVDFGEWKTGLRSEGGSYSILSFIRKCGQGVGGWAGAALIGAYGYVAQADVQDATAQEGIRLATGLVPAAIAVAATVVMIWYNLSVDQHKELVRDLNARRSVGAVSSNYGVDASRVRVDGLGDARDLLLRPRDRGTLPVVTIFEREGAGASDIGPAVAKKLGVKYVPQKFSSDQVADADAQLLTSDSAFDRWLRTVSYTGTQDADMARAIETAEDHSVAERNRLELLKFAEDGAVIAGRNGAVVLGRAVGALHVRLTAPLPMRIQRVMSKTELDERGAEARIDFEDSVRAEMSRNLYQWDPHTDESYDLVINTGTVTYAQVVDMIVGFYRSKYPEAGANPPSNA, encoded by the coding sequence ATGGCGGAGAAGTCCGGGAGGACCGGGGGTACGCTCTCCGGCGGCCAGGTGTTCTCCTACTCCCTCGGTGACGTCGCGAACAACTTGACGTTCATGATGACGTCGATGTTCCTCATGGTCTACATGACCGACATCGCCGGGCTCTCGGCCGGGGTGGCGGGCACGATCTACGGTGTCACCAAGATCTGGGCGGGTGCCGCGGACCTGATCGCGGGCCAGGTCGTCGACCGGACGAACACCCGGTGGGGCCGGTTGCGCCCATGGCTGCTGTTCGGCAGCACGCCGTTGGCGATCGTGTTCGTCCTCCTCTTCAGCGTGCCTGCCGGTCTCAGTCCCGCGCTGACGATCGCGTGGATCTTCCTGCTCGACGCGGCGTTCCAGCTGGCCTACTCCTTCGTCAACATCCCCTACGGCTCCTTGGCAGCCGCGATGACGCAGGACTCGGTGGACCGGTCGAAGCTGTCGGGCGCTCGGTCGATCACCAACTCGTTGACAGCAGTCGCACTGTCCGCTGTCGTCGCACCGCAGTTCCAGGACACCACCAGCGATGGTGTGCGGCTGCAGTTCACCCTGACGACGGTCGCACTCGGGCTCGTGGCCGTGGTCCTGTACCTGATCTGCTTCCGGAACACCAAGGAGGTCGTTCCGCGCAGCGCGACCAAGATCTCGCTCCGGCGCACACTGACAATGCTGCGACAGAACCGGCCGCTGATCGTGTTGTGCCTGGGTGCGTTCTTCCTCCTCGCCGCGATGTTCATGATGAACGCCGTGGCGATGTACTACGCGCGCTACGTGCTGGGCAATGCGGCCTGGTACATCTTCCTGACGATCGCCCAGACCGTGGGCACCGTGCTGATCGCCTCGCTGGTGGCCGGGATCACCTCGCGGTTCGGAAAGCGCAACGGCTATATCGGTGCAGCGATGGTCACCATCCTGGCGTTCGTGCTGATCTACCTCGTGCCAGAGGGCAGTCTGCCGTTGGCGATCGTGGCCTGGTTCCTGTTCGGCCTCGGCACCGGCGGCACCAACGCGCTGATGTTCTCGATGCAAGCGGACACGGTGGACTTCGGTGAGTGGAAGACCGGGTTGCGCTCCGAGGGTGGCTCCTACTCGATCCTCTCCTTCATCCGGAAGTGTGGTCAGGGAGTCGGCGGCTGGGCCGGCGCAGCCCTGATCGGCGCGTACGGATACGTGGCACAGGCCGATGTGCAGGATGCGACGGCGCAAGAGGGCATCCGACTGGCCACCGGTCTGGTGCCCGCTGCGATCGCGGTCGCAGCCACTGTGGTGATGATCTGGTACAACCTGAGCGTCGATCAGCACAAGGAGCTCGTCCGGGACCTGAACGCCCGTCGCTCGGTGGGCGCGGTGAGCAGCAACTATGGGGTTGATGCCTCGCGGGTGCGTGTCGACGGTCTGGGCGATGCCCGGGACCTCCTCCTGCGCCCTCGGGACCGGGGAACGCTGCCGGTGGTGACGATCTTTGAACGCGAAGGTGCCGGCGCCTCGGACATCGGGCCAGCGGTCGCGAAGAAGCTGGGGGTGAAGTATGTGCCGCAGAAGTTCAGCTCCGACCAGGTCGCCGATGCCGATGCGCAGTTGCTCACCTCGGACAGCGCCTTCGATCGCTGGCTGCGTACGGTCTCCTACACCGGCACCCAGGACGCGGACATGGCTCGGGCAATCGAGACTGCCGAAGACCATTCCGTCGCCGAGCGCAACCGCCTGGAACTGTTGAAGTTCGCCGAGGACGGTGCCGTGATCGCCGGTCGTAACGGCGCGGTCGTGCTCGGCCGTGCCGTCGGAGCGCTGCACGTGCGGTTGACGGCTCCGCTGCCGATGCGTATCCAGCGGGTGATGTCCAAGACCGAACTGGACGAGCGCGGCGCCGAGGCGAGGATTGATTTCGAGGACAGTGTGCGCGCCGAGATGTCCCGCAACCTGTACCAGTGGGACCCACACACCGATGAGTCCTACGATCTGGTGATCAACACCGGCACGGTGACCTATGCGCAGGTGGTCGACATGATCGTCGGCTTCTACCGCAGCAAGTACCCAGAGGCGGGCGCGAATCCGCCGTCGAACGCCTGA
- a CDS encoding epoxide hydrolase family protein encodes MLGLTGEVEPFDAHQPEGDLEDLRARLAAARLPEAETVARAGPKADRWGQGVPLTDLVDLATYWRTAYSWRSFEERLNRIGQFRTTIDGLGIHFLHRRSPRADATPLIMTHGWPGSIAEFIDVVDELADPKRPDVPAFHVVVPSLPGFGFSEKPATTGWGAGRIAAAWVTLMERLGYGTFVAHGGDWGGVVTTVLGGRFPEQVLGIHTTLAQPPPGLTMDGLSSAERRWAEETRDFWLHHAAYAKQQATRPQTIGYSLVDSPIGLLAWILDKFADWTDTDDGPFETVSIDRVLDDVTLYWLTRTGASAARIYFESHGGVNAVDPELVVDVPSAISVYPRDIEKCPRTWAQERYRQIVRWSEPEAGGHFPSLEVPEYFVTDLQDGLAAVLAAHR; translated from the coding sequence ATGCTTGGTCTCACCGGCGAGGTAGAACCATTCGACGCGCACCAACCGGAGGGCGACCTCGAGGATCTGCGCGCACGGTTGGCTGCAGCGCGGCTTCCGGAAGCCGAAACGGTCGCCCGTGCCGGGCCCAAGGCTGACCGATGGGGCCAGGGCGTTCCGCTGACCGATCTTGTGGATCTCGCGACCTACTGGCGGACCGCGTACAGCTGGCGGTCGTTCGAAGAGCGCCTGAACCGGATCGGCCAGTTCCGCACGACCATCGATGGTCTCGGCATCCACTTTCTGCACCGCCGATCCCCGCGCGCAGATGCCACCCCGCTGATCATGACGCATGGGTGGCCAGGCAGTATCGCCGAGTTCATCGATGTGGTGGATGAACTGGCGGACCCGAAGCGTCCGGATGTGCCGGCGTTCCACGTCGTGGTGCCATCGTTGCCGGGATTCGGTTTCAGCGAGAAGCCAGCGACGACGGGGTGGGGAGCCGGCAGGATCGCGGCCGCCTGGGTGACGTTGATGGAACGGTTGGGCTATGGCACCTTCGTCGCTCACGGCGGTGACTGGGGAGGGGTGGTCACCACTGTTCTCGGCGGGAGGTTCCCGGAGCAGGTTCTCGGCATCCACACCACGTTGGCGCAGCCACCGCCCGGGTTGACGATGGACGGGCTGAGCTCGGCCGAGCGCCGCTGGGCTGAGGAGACCCGCGATTTCTGGCTCCACCATGCGGCGTACGCGAAGCAGCAGGCCACCCGGCCGCAGACCATCGGCTACTCGCTGGTCGATTCACCCATCGGTCTCCTCGCCTGGATCCTGGACAAGTTCGCTGACTGGACCGATACCGACGACGGCCCGTTCGAGACAGTCTCGATCGACAGAGTGCTCGACGATGTCACGCTCTACTGGCTGACGCGGACGGGTGCATCGGCGGCACGCATCTACTTCGAGAGCCACGGCGGTGTGAATGCAGTCGATCCCGAGCTCGTGGTCGATGTCCCGTCAGCGATCAGCGTCTATCCCCGGGACATCGAGAAGTGTCCTCGCACCTGGGCGCAGGAACGGTACCGCCAGATCGTCCGATGGAGCGAGCCGGAGGCCGGGGGGCACTTCCCGTCGCTGGAGGTACCGGAGTACTTCGTGACCGATCTGCAAGATGGTCTGGCGGCAGTGCTGGCAGCGCATCGGTGA
- a CDS encoding GNAT family N-acetyltransferase, with the protein MSTDPLLALTVTTPVLQLCGATEELLDRLAAHVRNGQADAEPPPFDDPISLYEADPELRVQKWRQGINRGRVRFDSDSWRLYFAVVVDGEPVGMQDLLGARDGNDRTVTTFSWLAAAFRGRGIGREMRHAILHLAFDGLGASEATSSAFTDNSGSNAVSRALGYEPDGIEWQTRRGQRAPMQRWRLTRAVWQRERRDDIRLDDVQAASVRLGW; encoded by the coding sequence GTGTCGACCGATCCGCTGCTGGCGCTCACCGTGACGACGCCGGTCCTGCAACTGTGCGGTGCTACCGAGGAGTTGCTCGACCGGCTGGCGGCGCACGTGCGCAACGGCCAGGCGGACGCGGAGCCGCCGCCGTTCGACGATCCGATCTCACTGTATGAGGCCGATCCTGAGCTCCGGGTGCAGAAGTGGCGGCAAGGAATCAACCGCGGGAGAGTGCGCTTCGACTCCGATTCCTGGCGTCTGTACTTCGCGGTAGTGGTCGACGGTGAGCCTGTCGGCATGCAGGATCTGCTCGGCGCTCGGGACGGGAATGATCGCACGGTGACCACGTTCTCGTGGCTCGCGGCCGCCTTTCGCGGCCGGGGAATAGGGCGGGAGATGCGGCACGCGATCCTGCACCTCGCCTTCGATGGGCTGGGAGCGAGCGAGGCCACCAGCAGCGCGTTCACGGACAACAGCGGGTCGAACGCCGTCTCTCGAGCACTCGGCTACGAACCCGACGGGATCGAGTGGCAGACCCGACGCGGCCAGCGGGCACCGATGCAGCGGTGGCGGCTGACGCGTGCGGTGTGGCAGCGGGAGCGCCGCGATGACATCCGGCTCGATGATGTGCAGGCAGCGTCGGTGCGACTGGGCTGGTAA
- a CDS encoding VOC family protein → MDMLMGEQIAEANLTDWRKLAQGLHARYLVDDFGTAVRFVAAVGEAGDALRHHPSVSIGNGYVDLKLITANAIYRDDEGDEFAVEWPTQQDIDLARRITEIATDHKLAADPASVSMVELGLDTADSSTIAPVWTAILTGSAEAHDEVRDATGRVPNLWFGPPGDHESTRQRFHVEVYVAPEVAKQRITAAVAAGGTVVDDSEAPALTVIADQDGNEGIVCVDISAAQKE, encoded by the coding sequence ATGGACATGTTGATGGGCGAACAGATCGCCGAGGCCAACCTGACCGACTGGCGCAAGCTGGCCCAGGGGTTGCACGCCCGCTACCTGGTCGATGATTTCGGCACTGCCGTGCGGTTCGTCGCCGCGGTCGGCGAAGCAGGCGATGCGCTCCGGCACCACCCGAGCGTGTCGATCGGCAACGGGTACGTCGACCTCAAGCTGATCACCGCCAACGCGATCTATCGCGATGACGAGGGCGACGAGTTCGCCGTCGAATGGCCGACCCAGCAGGACATCGACCTGGCGCGACGGATCACCGAGATCGCCACCGACCACAAGCTCGCCGCCGACCCGGCTTCGGTCAGCATGGTCGAGCTCGGCCTCGACACCGCCGACTCCTCGACCATCGCGCCGGTGTGGACCGCCATCCTGACTGGGAGCGCCGAGGCCCACGACGAGGTCCGAGATGCCACGGGCCGGGTACCGAACCTCTGGTTCGGGCCCCCCGGCGATCACGAGAGCACGCGTCAGCGGTTCCATGTCGAGGTCTACGTGGCGCCCGAGGTGGCCAAGCAGAGGATCACGGCGGCCGTCGCCGCTGGCGGGACCGTGGTCGATGACAGCGAGGCGCCCGCACTCACCGTGATCGCCGACCAGGACGGCAACGAGGGAATCGTCTGCGTCGACATCTCAGCGGCGCAGAAGGAGTGA
- a CDS encoding GNAT family N-acetyltransferase — MSSDTGVDATFDVSPLSTETWPAFEALVQRHNGIFSGCWCTNFHDCAERGPGYEGSRAFKRQLVEADVAHAALVLAGDEAIAWAEFGTPGELPNLHHRKQYDAEKEGEPDYRITCVFVDRRYRRQGVTETAIRGALDLIAQAGGGVVESYPHDLTQQTKKMSSSFLYNGTRRLYERLGFTYLRPKGLKNCVMSIEVPVQP, encoded by the coding sequence ATGAGTAGCGACACAGGTGTCGACGCGACGTTCGACGTTAGCCCGCTCAGCACCGAGACCTGGCCGGCGTTCGAGGCCCTCGTCCAGCGGCACAACGGCATCTTCAGTGGGTGCTGGTGTACTAACTTCCACGACTGCGCCGAACGTGGGCCGGGCTACGAAGGCAGCCGCGCATTCAAGAGGCAGTTGGTGGAAGCTGACGTTGCGCACGCCGCACTGGTGCTGGCCGGCGACGAGGCGATCGCCTGGGCGGAGTTCGGCACGCCGGGCGAGTTGCCCAACCTGCACCATCGCAAACAGTACGACGCGGAGAAAGAGGGCGAACCCGACTACCGCATCACCTGTGTCTTCGTTGACCGCAGGTACCGCCGCCAAGGTGTCACCGAGACCGCGATCCGGGGTGCCCTCGACCTCATCGCGCAGGCGGGCGGCGGTGTGGTCGAGTCCTATCCACACGATCTGACGCAGCAGACGAAGAAGATGTCGTCGTCGTTCCTCTACAACGGCACCCGCCGGCTCTACGAACGACTCGGCTTCACCTACCTGCGGCCCAAGGGCTTGAAGAACTGCGTGATGTCGATCGAGGTGCCGGTGCAACCATGA
- a CDS encoding type II toxin-antitoxin system Phd/YefM family antitoxin, with the protein MESIPHRQLRNESSRVLARVAKGESFTVTNHGEAAAVIGPPGARPLDDLAAAGRLRPPRPDRRSLRDLQRTKNVTSAELLEDLRGDR; encoded by the coding sequence ATGGAAAGCATTCCGCACCGGCAGTTGAGGAACGAGAGTTCTCGGGTGCTTGCCCGCGTGGCCAAGGGCGAGTCGTTCACGGTCACCAATCACGGCGAAGCGGCCGCGGTGATCGGGCCGCCGGGGGCGCGGCCCCTTGACGACCTCGCCGCGGCAGGGCGGCTCCGCCCGCCGCGTCCGGACCGACGCTCACTCCGCGATCTGCAGCGGACCAAGAACGTCACCAGTGCCGAGCTGCTGGAGGACCTGCGGGGCGATCGATGA
- a CDS encoding type II toxin-antitoxin system Phd/YefM family antitoxin has translation MSVDEAMALRDVKNRLSEVVDQVEREHDRVVITRHGKAAAVVISTEDLASLEETLKVMSRPKLIAQVRDSIAEMAAGDVDVLNKETSSPHCVPDGGAVRGRMDGDDKARAAATSREGRDGRHRVHLRPTRE, from the coding sequence ATGAGCGTTGATGAGGCGATGGCCCTACGGGATGTGAAGAACCGGCTGTCCGAAGTCGTCGATCAGGTCGAGCGCGAGCATGACCGAGTCGTCATCACTCGCCACGGCAAGGCGGCAGCGGTTGTCATCAGCACTGAGGACCTCGCTTCGCTGGAGGAGACGCTGAAAGTCATGAGCCGGCCTAAGCTGATTGCCCAGGTACGTGACAGCATCGCCGAGATGGCTGCCGGCGACGTCGATGTGCTCAACAAGGAGACATCCTCGCCGCACTGCGTTCCTGATGGCGGAGCAGTACGAGGTCGCATGGACGGCGACGACAAAGCGCGTGCTGCAGCGACCTCCAGAGAAGGTCGCGACGGCCGCCATCGAGTTCATCTACGGCCCACTCGCGAGTAA
- a CDS encoding type II toxin-antitoxin system VapC family toxin yields the protein MIRYLDTSAALKLLVDEPFADLLADSLEDSMARGDDVVASWLLYTELHCAAYRRRGIAAESVNAVLDALALIDLEREDMIRAGTSAWGLRSADALHLATALRVQADELLTYDRELLQVAGRAGVRCVAPGS from the coding sequence ATGATCCGGTACCTCGACACCTCAGCAGCGCTGAAGCTCCTCGTGGATGAGCCGTTCGCCGATCTCCTTGCCGACAGCCTCGAAGACTCCATGGCGCGCGGGGACGACGTGGTCGCGTCCTGGCTGCTCTACACAGAGCTCCACTGCGCCGCATATCGCCGACGGGGGATCGCGGCGGAGTCGGTGAACGCCGTCTTGGATGCGCTCGCGTTGATCGATCTCGAACGCGAGGACATGATCCGAGCCGGCACGTCGGCGTGGGGGCTGCGAAGTGCTGATGCGCTGCACCTGGCAACAGCGCTACGCGTACAGGCCGACGAACTGCTCACCTACGACCGGGAACTGCTGCAAGTCGCCGGGCGGGCCGGCGTGCGGTGTGTGGCACCGGGATCCTGA
- a CDS encoding aminoglycoside phosphotransferase family protein — protein sequence MIDSEELIQAGAGLHDRFGTEAASRFGADLPDRLRVLTSQWGIEVGPLVDSGASAVVLGALLATGEPAVVKVSPDAEALARQVWMLEHLAPTGRVPAVYDAAVGAVLMERVLPGEEAGTDGRVPPSEEEWADLLRDLHSTAPAPVVDRLDDRCADMFERIGARQAVEGVRAQVPDATWERAIEVCRRLLEGGGDQAAIHGDLHLGNALTSDQHGLVAVDPKLCVGDRCFDMVDFVAVAGDTEQMAARARRLAGLTGVDPDRLLAWSAVNAVVTAISRITWFGSDQRSQELLAFSGRYLR from the coding sequence GTGATTGATAGCGAGGAGCTCATCCAGGCGGGTGCGGGACTGCATGACAGGTTCGGGACTGAGGCGGCGTCCCGGTTCGGGGCGGACCTGCCGGACCGGCTGCGCGTGCTGACCAGCCAGTGGGGGATCGAGGTCGGCCCCCTCGTCGACTCCGGCGCAAGCGCCGTGGTGCTTGGGGCGCTGCTGGCTACTGGTGAGCCTGCAGTGGTCAAGGTGAGTCCCGACGCCGAGGCGCTGGCGCGTCAGGTGTGGATGCTGGAGCACCTCGCGCCTACGGGACGAGTGCCGGCGGTCTATGACGCGGCGGTAGGTGCCGTGCTGATGGAGCGGGTGCTGCCGGGGGAGGAGGCCGGAACCGACGGCCGGGTGCCGCCGAGCGAGGAGGAGTGGGCAGATCTGCTGCGCGACCTCCACTCCACCGCGCCGGCACCGGTGGTCGACCGGCTGGATGATCGCTGTGCGGACATGTTCGAGCGGATCGGTGCCCGTCAGGCCGTGGAGGGAGTCCGGGCACAGGTGCCCGATGCCACCTGGGAGCGTGCTATTGAGGTCTGCCGCCGGCTGCTTGAGGGCGGGGGCGATCAGGCCGCGATCCATGGTGATCTGCACCTCGGCAACGCGCTGACCAGCGATCAGCACGGGCTGGTAGCAGTGGATCCGAAGCTGTGCGTGGGGGACCGCTGCTTCGACATGGTGGACTTCGTAGCCGTGGCCGGCGATACGGAGCAGATGGCAGCGCGCGCTCGACGGCTCGCCGGGCTCACCGGCGTGGACCCTGACCGGCTGCTGGCCTGGAGTGCGGTCAACGCGGTGGTCACCGCCATCTCGCGGATCACCTGGTTCGGGAGCGATCAGCGCAGTCAGGAGCTCCTGGCGTTCTCCGGTCGCTACCTCAGATAG